A stretch of Spirosoma oryzicola DNA encodes these proteins:
- the ffh gene encoding signal recognition particle protein, translated as MFENLQDKLNKAIKTLKGQGRITEINVAATIKEVRRALTDADVNYKVAKDITDRIRDKALDRKVLISVEPGQLFVKIVQEELTELMGGEAQGINVKGDPAVVLIAGLQGSGKTTFSGKLASHLKRQGRNVLLVAADIYRPAAIDQLKVLGEQVGVEVYSEPENKNAVQIAQNAISQARKTGKKIVIVDTAGRLAVDEAMMQEIEAVKRAISPTETLFVVDSMTGQDAVNTAKTFNERLDFDGVVLTKLDGDARGGAALSIKTVVNKPIKFISTGEKMEALDVFYPDRMASRILGMGDVISLVERAQQAFDEEEAKRINAKMRKNQFDFDDFLSQLQQIKKMGNVKDLLGMIPGMGKMIKDLDIDNDSFKPIEAIISSMTPKERQRPDIIDGSRKKRIAAGSGTNITQVNNLLKQFDEMRKMMKKMNTMQASGKLNKMMK; from the coding sequence ATGTTCGAGAACCTTCAGGATAAACTCAATAAGGCGATCAAGACCCTAAAAGGGCAAGGTCGCATCACCGAAATCAACGTTGCGGCCACCATTAAAGAAGTACGTAGAGCATTAACGGATGCCGACGTAAACTATAAGGTTGCCAAAGACATTACAGACCGGATTCGTGACAAAGCCCTCGACCGGAAAGTGCTTATCTCGGTAGAACCCGGCCAGTTGTTCGTTAAGATCGTGCAGGAAGAGTTGACCGAACTGATGGGGGGCGAAGCGCAGGGCATCAACGTCAAAGGTGATCCTGCCGTTGTTCTGATCGCCGGTTTGCAAGGATCGGGTAAAACCACGTTCTCCGGTAAGCTGGCATCGCACCTGAAACGGCAGGGTCGCAATGTACTGCTGGTAGCGGCTGACATTTACCGCCCGGCGGCTATCGACCAGTTGAAAGTACTTGGCGAGCAGGTTGGCGTAGAGGTCTACTCGGAACCAGAAAACAAAAATGCCGTTCAGATCGCGCAGAACGCGATTTCTCAAGCTCGTAAAACGGGCAAGAAGATTGTGATCGTCGATACAGCCGGCCGTTTGGCGGTCGATGAAGCGATGATGCAGGAGATCGAAGCCGTTAAGCGAGCGATCAGCCCGACCGAAACGTTGTTCGTCGTTGACTCCATGACGGGTCAGGATGCGGTCAACACGGCGAAAACCTTTAACGAGCGCCTTGACTTCGACGGTGTTGTACTAACCAAGCTCGACGGTGATGCACGCGGTGGTGCGGCTCTTTCGATCAAGACGGTTGTCAATAAGCCTATCAAGTTCATCAGCACGGGCGAAAAAATGGAAGCCCTTGACGTGTTCTATCCCGACCGGATGGCTAGCCGGATTCTGGGGATGGGCGACGTCATTTCGCTAGTAGAGCGGGCGCAACAAGCGTTTGACGAAGAAGAAGCGAAACGCATCAACGCCAAGATGCGCAAAAACCAGTTCGACTTTGACGACTTCCTCTCGCAGCTACAGCAGATCAAGAAGATGGGTAACGTCAAGGATCTGCTGGGTATGATTCCGGGAATGGGCAAGATGATCAAAGACCTGGATATCGACAACGATTCTTTCAAGCCTATTGAAGCAATCATCAGCTCGATGACGCCTAAAGAACGGCAACGTCCCGACATTATCGACGGAAGCCGCAAAAAACGCATCGCTGCCGGTAGCGGTACCAACATCACGCAGGTAAACAATCTGTTGAAGCAATTTGACGAGATGCGGAAGATGATGAAGAAAATGAATACCATGCAGGCATCGGGCAAGCTGAATAAAATGATGAAGTAA